Within the Dolichospermum compactum NIES-806 genome, the region CCCACTCAAATTTGCTTGAGCAAGATCCGCTCCGCTTAAATCTGCCGCTTCTAAATTTATGCCTCTCAAATCGGCACGTCTTAACATAGCTTGGTGCAGATTTATTGCTGGGAAATTCCTTTCTCCTGATTTATAAGACTTCAGAAGTTTTTGAGTATCCATACTTCCACCTCATTGTGTCTACAGGTGAGTTATTACACTTCCCAAACCACAGACAATTACTTGAGATTCTAGCGATCGCAATTTTAGCTAAAAATCTTGTATTCATTATACCCTTAATTAAGAAAATAATTAAATAAACGTTACAATCTATGTAGTTTATGAAAAAAATAGCAATAGTTTAGATCAATAATCCTTTTATGACAGCTAATTTAATATCTAATTCGACCTCTGATTTTATCAACTCTTTATCCAGTGCTGCGACTGCGTACCGAGCCGGAAATCAATTACCCTCGGCGGAAATAATAGTGAATGCGTTGCTGGAGGCGGAAAAAGCTGCCAAGCTACAAAAGTTAAATTATCCTTTTGCATCTCTTAATGGTAAATGGCGACTTTGTTTTGCTACTGGTACTAAAAAAGTCAGAAATCGTGGGGGAATTATTTTAGGTAAGGGTTGGTATGTGCCAAGATTTATGAGGATTCATATTTGCTTGAATCCATTGGAAACACAGGCTTTGGGAACGGGAGAAATTGCGAATCAAGTCCAACTGGGAGGAATATTACTTAAATTAACCGGACCAATAAAATATTTAGGAAAAAAGAATTTATTGGCCTTTGATTTTATCAAAATGCAGATTAGTTTATTTAATTGGATGGTTGTCAATAAAAATATTTCTACAAGTAAAGGTGAAAATAAAGATTTTGATAGGCAACCTATAGCTAAACAGGCTTTTTTCGCGTTCTTCTTAGTTACTGAAGATATGATTGCTGCTCGGGGACGCGGAGGTGGTTTAGCTCTTTGGATTAGAGAAAATTAAATTATATTTGCATAATGTTAATTTCTACATGATTCTTTCTTCTAGAGTATTTCCACCGTCCCTTTATAGCCATCAATTTGGACTTGTTGACCGTCTTGAAGTAAGTATGTGGCACCACGTACATCCATGACCGCAGGAATGCCGTATTCACGGGCGATAATTGCTCCGTGAGAAAGTTTACCACCTGCTTCGGCAATTAAGCCTCCAGCTTGGACAAGGATAGGGGCCCAGCCGGAATCTGTATAAGGGACGACAAGGATGGTGTTTTTATCAATATTATGGGCTTCTTGTAAGGTTCGGACTATTTTTACCCGGCCTTGAATTTGTCCTTGACTGGCGGGAATACCTAATAAAATGTTGTCAGAGGGATCAATTACGGGTTTAATGGGATGAGGGGGGTTATAACCGTAAACTACGGGAGGAATTTGGGGAATTTGGCTATCTTGGATAAATTGCGATCGCCTATTTTCGATTAATTCCCAGATATGATTCCTAAAAGCTACATCTGAATTAACCGCTAAATGCCGAATTTCCGCTAACTTGAGAAAGAAAATATCTCCCTGTTGAGTTAATACCCCAGACTGAAGCCACATCTGTTCTAGCGCCAAAAATGTCCAGCGTAATTCCGCTAACAATCGGGAATAAACTTCTGTCACCCTACCTTTAAGATCAACTCGTTTTTGCACTAAATTTGGCTGTTCTGAACGGGAATCATCTAAATTTGGTGATTCCGGTGCTTGTAGCAACTGGATGAATAATTGTCTGACTATTTGGGGATTTTCTCGCCAGGTGGGGACGGAAATATCTGTACCAACTTCGCTCAAATAGCCATAATCCTCAATCAATTCGTTAAGTTCGGCTAAAATTCTTGCCCCTGCGGCCGTTTGTGCTAATTGTGTAAATACTTGTTCTTGTTTAAATTCATAGTTACCGGCGATTAAAATTTGCCTAGCATCCGCCGCAAGCAAACGCATAGCTTTTAATGATGCTACCTCTGGGGTGACGCTATTATCAATTTCTTCTACTTTTGCCCCCAAAACCGCTTGACGGATGGCTGCACTCAAGGGGGCTAAAATGCTGTAATAAGTACCCCGGTGGAGTAAGTCGAGAATTAAATCTATTCTACCTAATAATTGATCTAGTGATAATTCCTCAATGACAACGTTTGATAATTGGGTTAATCCGGGAATAAAAACTTGGCGATAGTCCAATTTAAAATCTTTGTCTAAATCAATTTCTCGCTTGAGTAACTTTGTCAGTCCTGGTAAATTAGCCAAGGTAGAATCTAGAGCAGGTTTACTCATGCTTGCACCTCTAGTCAGAAATTCCAAACTTTCTGGCGGTAATCCCATTTCCAGGAAGATCTTTCCTAATAAAGAAGCATTAAAATAGGCTCTAGAGTAGTGCAGTGTGGCTGTGGTGGTAAAATCTAATCGGTTAGCGCGTTCGCCTAATACTATACTAAAAATTTCCCCCCACACACCACAGGTTAAAGGTGAATTAATAGACCAAGTTAAGGGATGAATCACTCCCGGAATCACCTCAGCGGCGATTTTTCTTGTCCATAACGGTAAAAGCGTAGTGATAGGTCTTGTCTGTAATACCCACAAATTTTGACCATCATAACTCCATTCAATATCTTGGGGAATGCCCAAATAACGTTTTTCTAACCGCCGAGCTAAGTATGCAACCTGTTTAATTAATGCTTCAGGAACTTTGCCATTACCTTCAAATTGCAGACAAGATAATTTTTCATTATCCGCAATCACCACCCGATATTGTTCCGGTGTCACCTTCCCAGAGACAATTTGTGTAGGACTACCAGACACCGCTTCAATAACTACCGCCTCACCCTGTTGAGAAATCGGATCTCGGCTAAAAGCCACCCCAGAGAATACGCTTTGGACTTGTTGTTGAATGAGTACCCCCATTTCCCGATCTTCCGAACTACTGCGACGGCGATATTCGACGGCACTGGGATGATTATAGGAAGCTTGAACTTGAGCGATCGCTTGTCGCAATTCTACCTTACTAATCACATTTAAAATCGTTTCATACTGTCCCGCCGCCGAAGCTTGCTGGGAATCTTCCCCAATGGCCGAGGAACGCACTACCAAGGGCGAAAGTGGCGACGGTTGCAGAAAATCAATTAAGATATTAGGATCTTCACCAGCAGCCAGTACCCAGCCTTTAGGAACTGCATAGCCCCAACGTTTAATTTGCGATAATGTCGCCGCTTTAGCTCCTACCACTTCCCCATCTAAATCATCATCTAAAGTAATAATCCTCTCCTGATTATTTAAATATTCCATCATTGGTTGAGATTCTAGCGCCGCCTCCTCCACAGGGAGATTCATATCATCAGGAATTTGGTTATAAATCCAGTAAA harbors:
- a CDS encoding glycerol-3-phosphate acyltransferase, encoding MINFFSIVIILIVCPLLGAIPLISWITYALSGKQLAKVGTGNISVAAAFYHGGKLAGSICVVSEALKGVAVVTTAQYYFPSQPVWELIALIALVIGRYLATKGAGTTNVSWGLLAHDPMVAAFVSLLAAMGFLITRSKETIKLGVLVIFPLFVGIIHSQDIPRIIAASALSGLIYWIYNQIPDDMNLPVEEAALESQPMMEYLNNQERIITLDDDLDGEVVGAKAATLSQIKRWGYAVPKGWVLAAGEDPNILIDFLQPSPLSPLVVRSSAIGEDSQQASAAGQYETILNVISKVELRQAIAQVQASYNHPSAVEYRRRSSSEDREMGVLIQQQVQSVFSGVAFSRDPISQQGEAVVIEAVSGSPTQIVSGKVTPEQYRVVIADNEKLSCLQFEGNGKVPEALIKQVAYLARRLEKRYLGIPQDIEWSYDGQNLWVLQTRPITTLLPLWTRKIAAEVIPGVIHPLTWSINSPLTCGVWGEIFSIVLGERANRLDFTTTATLHYSRAYFNASLLGKIFLEMGLPPESLEFLTRGASMSKPALDSTLANLPGLTKLLKREIDLDKDFKLDYRQVFIPGLTQLSNVVIEELSLDQLLGRIDLILDLLHRGTYYSILAPLSAAIRQAVLGAKVEEIDNSVTPEVASLKAMRLLAADARQILIAGNYEFKQEQVFTQLAQTAAGARILAELNELIEDYGYLSEVGTDISVPTWRENPQIVRQLFIQLLQAPESPNLDDSRSEQPNLVQKRVDLKGRVTEVYSRLLAELRWTFLALEQMWLQSGVLTQQGDIFFLKLAEIRHLAVNSDVAFRNHIWELIENRRSQFIQDSQIPQIPPVVYGYNPPHPIKPVIDPSDNILLGIPASQGQIQGRVKIVRTLQEAHNIDKNTILVVPYTDSGWAPILVQAGGLIAEAGGKLSHGAIIAREYGIPAVMDVRGATYLLQDGQQVQIDGYKGTVEIL